A window from Hyalangium ruber encodes these proteins:
- a CDS encoding response regulator produces the protein MPKNLLVADDSLTIRKVIGMIFATEDFQVTAVDNGLDAISRARELRPDVILADVMMPGKSGYEVCEAVKNDPSTQHIPVLLLAGTFEAFDENRARAARADDHVTKPFESQVLLDKVKAMVGQKSNTMPASAATQVTRPAAAPPGPAAPPPAAAGAPRPPGPGVPPGARPPGPGMPPGPGVPPGARPPGPGMPPGPGMARPPGPGMPPGPGVPPGARPPGPGMPPGPGVPPGARPPGPGMPPGPGMARPPGPGMPPGPGVPPGARPPGPGVPPAPGARPPGPGMPPGPGMARPPGPGIPPAPGAGGLPRPPAGAGLPAATPPGAQPRGRDPFGLGAPAPQAAPQPRQAQAISIEDSLPEPSGAEEISLDMGTPQAAARPAADGGEAQLRAALSKASREVIEKIAWEVVPQLAETIIREELERLIKDRETQH, from the coding sequence ATGCCCAAGAATCTGCTGGTCGCCGACGACTCGCTCACCATCCGCAAGGTCATTGGGATGATCTTCGCGACCGAGGACTTCCAGGTGACCGCGGTGGACAACGGGTTGGATGCGATCTCCCGCGCCCGCGAGCTGCGTCCGGACGTGATCCTCGCCGACGTGATGATGCCGGGAAAGAGCGGCTACGAGGTGTGCGAGGCCGTAAAGAACGACCCGTCCACCCAGCACATCCCCGTGCTCCTGCTGGCTGGCACCTTCGAGGCCTTCGACGAGAACCGCGCGCGGGCCGCCCGGGCCGATGATCACGTCACCAAGCCCTTCGAGAGCCAGGTGCTCCTCGACAAGGTGAAGGCGATGGTGGGCCAGAAGTCGAACACCATGCCGGCCTCGGCCGCCACGCAGGTGACTCGGCCCGCCGCCGCGCCTCCGGGACCCGCCGCTCCGCCTCCCGCCGCCGCAGGGGCTCCTCGTCCTCCGGGGCCGGGAGTGCCGCCGGGTGCGCGTCCTCCGGGGCCGGGTATGCCACCGGGACCGGGCGTGCCGCCGGGCGCGCGTCCTCCGGGGCCGGGCATGCCGCCGGGGCCGGGCATGGCGCGTCCTCCAGGGCCGGGCATGCCGCCGGGACCGGGCGTGCCGCCGGGTGCGCGTCCTCCAGGGCCGGGCATGCCGCCGGGGCCGGGAGTGCCGCCGGGCGCGCGTCCTCCGGGGCCGGGCATGCCGCCGGGACCGGGCATGGCGCGTCCTCCAGGGCCGGGCATGCCGCCGGGACCGGGCGTGCCGCCGGGCGCGCGTCCTCCGGGACCGGGCGTGCCGCCTGCGCCGGGTGCGCGTCCTCCAGGGCCGGGCATGCCGCCGGGACCGGGCATGGCGCGTCCTCCGGGGCCTGGGATTCCTCCCGCGCCGGGTGCCGGTGGCCTGCCGCGTCCGCCCGCGGGCGCGGGCCTGCCCGCCGCTACGCCGCCGGGTGCTCAGCCGAGGGGGCGCGATCCCTTCGGGCTCGGGGCTCCCGCGCCGCAGGCCGCGCCGCAGCCTCGCCAGGCTCAGGCCATCTCCATTGAAGACTCCCTGCCGGAGCCCAGCGGCGCGGAGGAGATCTCCCTCGACATGGGGACTCCCCAGGCAGCGGCGCGTCCGGCCGCGGATGGTGGAGAGGCCCAGCTGCGTGCGGCGCTCTCGAAGGCCTCCCGAGAGGTCATCGAGAAGATCGCCTGGGAAGTGGTACCGCAGCTCGCCGAGACGATCATCCGCGAGGAGCTGGAGCGGCTGATCAAGGACCGAGAGACCCAGCACTGA
- a CDS encoding chemotaxis protein CheW, whose amino-acid sequence MAPFESGRRLCLLVEAGATRYAIEATSVMEVALPGSDGTSLRGMLEVKDLSSLLGGSPETVMGMVVVLDVSPTLAVRVRSVVEVADVAQAPFFLLPAGLGDTLAPLSRGAVLHKERLYLELIAEALPQRVGPRGPSSPPRPVLLAERPPERALILESQGRLFGLPLALVSQVVTQGEAFSMLPVQSGSVAGVFPHAQILWPIYSAPAMLGAPIQVEPFFVLTELAGQNVGWCATRVLGVRQQFEPAEGRGEFSSPGLPGPVLFLDVQHMFS is encoded by the coding sequence GTGGCTCCTTTCGAAAGCGGACGACGGCTGTGTCTGCTGGTGGAGGCGGGTGCGACGCGCTACGCCATCGAGGCGACCTCCGTCATGGAGGTTGCCCTGCCGGGCAGTGATGGCACCAGCCTGCGGGGCATGCTCGAGGTGAAGGACCTCTCTTCGCTCCTGGGAGGCAGCCCCGAGACGGTGATGGGCATGGTGGTGGTGCTGGATGTGAGTCCCACACTGGCGGTGCGGGTGCGCTCGGTGGTCGAGGTGGCGGACGTGGCCCAGGCCCCCTTCTTCCTCCTGCCTGCCGGGCTGGGGGACACCCTGGCGCCCCTGAGCCGGGGCGCGGTCCTCCATAAGGAGCGGCTCTACCTGGAGCTCATCGCCGAGGCACTGCCCCAGCGGGTCGGCCCCCGAGGCCCTTCATCTCCTCCGAGGCCCGTCCTGCTCGCGGAGCGTCCCCCTGAGCGGGCGCTCATCCTCGAATCCCAGGGGCGGCTGTTCGGGCTGCCGCTGGCGCTCGTCTCCCAGGTGGTCACTCAGGGAGAAGCCTTCAGCATGTTGCCGGTTCAGAGCGGTTCGGTGGCGGGCGTCTTTCCCCATGCGCAGATTCTCTGGCCCATCTACTCGGCGCCAGCGATGCTCGGCGCACCCATTCAGGTGGAGCCCTTCTTCGTGTTGACGGAGCTTGCGGGACAGAACGTAGGGTGGTGTGCCACGCGGGTGCTGGGCGTACGCCAGCAGTTCGAGCCCGCGGAGGGGCGCGGCGAGTTCTCCTCGCCGGGATTGCCTGGCCCCGTGCTCTTCCTGGACGTGCAGCACATGTTTTCTTGA
- a CDS encoding GGDEF domain-containing protein, translating to MARILLVDDEKMARTLYGDYLGAAGHSVTAVGGLEEAQEALASAPFDAVVTDLILPGADGMEVLRYTKERYPGTEVVVITGLDKVDPAVRAIKSGAAEYLVKPVAPEALQHAVRRALTTRDLLRENASLRQYVSLLEMGQRIATTLDRERLTLTACSALEGQTFASAVMLLMRDGFSLRLHGSSGLQPEEVATLSPVLASQLREVRTARALEGLPCSHTHVLAFPASDGEGVHGHIVLFFSSAPPENVPEVVGYLSRHYALALRNMGRFAEVEDLAYMDDLTHLYNTRYLHMVLDREVKSAQQAQTCFSLLFMDLDHFKAVNDTHGHLVGSKLLVEVGRVLKGCVRDRDVVVRYGGDEYVVLLRGTDSGGALKVAERIRRTMESHRFTPREGLALSLTTCVGVASFPEHARDKMALLDMADRAMYRGKRGTRNVVYMAAMDLEAPPAERKAAG from the coding sequence ATGGCGCGCATCCTTCTCGTCGACGACGAAAAGATGGCCCGGACGCTGTACGGGGACTACCTCGGCGCGGCCGGACACTCCGTCACAGCCGTAGGTGGCCTGGAGGAGGCCCAGGAGGCGCTGGCCAGCGCGCCCTTCGACGCGGTGGTGACGGATCTGATCCTCCCAGGCGCCGACGGCATGGAGGTGCTCCGCTACACCAAGGAGCGCTACCCCGGTACCGAGGTGGTGGTCATCACCGGCCTGGACAAGGTGGACCCCGCCGTGCGCGCCATCAAGAGCGGCGCGGCCGAGTACCTGGTGAAGCCGGTGGCGCCGGAGGCCTTGCAGCATGCGGTGCGCCGCGCCCTCACCACGCGGGACTTGCTCCGCGAGAACGCCTCGCTGCGCCAGTACGTCTCGCTGCTGGAGATGGGACAGCGCATCGCCACCACGCTGGACCGCGAGCGGCTCACCCTCACCGCGTGCAGCGCGCTGGAGGGGCAGACGTTCGCCAGCGCGGTGATGCTGCTGATGCGCGACGGCTTCAGCCTGCGGCTGCACGGCTCGAGCGGACTGCAGCCGGAGGAGGTGGCCACGCTCTCCCCGGTGCTCGCCTCGCAGCTGCGCGAGGTGCGCACCGCGCGAGCGCTGGAAGGGCTGCCCTGCTCGCACACGCACGTGCTCGCCTTCCCCGCCAGCGACGGCGAGGGGGTACACGGCCACATCGTCCTCTTCTTCTCCAGTGCGCCGCCGGAGAACGTGCCCGAGGTGGTCGGCTACCTGTCGCGCCACTACGCGCTGGCGCTGCGCAACATGGGGCGCTTCGCCGAGGTGGAGGATCTGGCCTACATGGACGATCTCACCCACCTCTACAACACGCGCTACCTGCACATGGTGCTGGACCGCGAGGTGAAGAGCGCCCAGCAGGCGCAGACGTGCTTCAGCCTGCTCTTCATGGACCTGGACCACTTCAAGGCCGTGAACGACACGCACGGGCACCTGGTGGGCTCCAAGCTGCTGGTGGAGGTGGGCCGAGTGCTCAAGGGCTGCGTGCGCGACCGCGACGTGGTGGTGCGCTACGGCGGTGATGAGTACGTGGTGCTGCTGCGCGGCACCGACTCGGGCGGCGCCCTCAAGGTGGCCGAGCGAATCCGCCGCACCATGGAGAGCCACCGCTTCACGCCGCGCGAGGGGTTGGCGCTCTCGCTCACCACCTGCGTGGGCGTGGCCAGCTTCCCCGAGCACGCCCGCGACAAGATGGCGCTGCTCGACATGGCCGACCGCGCCATGTACCGGGGCAAGCGCGGCACGCGAAATGTTGTCTATATGGCAGCGATGGACCTGGAGGCCCCGCCCGCCGAGCGCAAGGCGGCGGGCTAG
- a CDS encoding demethoxyubiquinone hydroxylase family protein produces MPQTNPFHSLVPRKLSDSELARSIRLNIEAELDAINLYAAHIEATDNEEAKAILQHVMDEEREHAALFWQLIARLDPSQAHHDRDASEKYRLITSGAPHEAVESVGKEGGATAEDAPLPKRMTVGSLRR; encoded by the coding sequence ATGCCGCAGACCAACCCGTTCCATTCCCTGGTGCCCCGCAAGCTCTCCGACTCCGAGCTGGCACGCTCCATCCGCCTCAACATCGAGGCGGAGCTGGATGCCATCAACCTCTATGCCGCCCACATCGAGGCCACGGACAACGAGGAGGCCAAGGCCATCCTCCAGCACGTGATGGACGAGGAGCGGGAGCACGCCGCGCTCTTCTGGCAGCTCATCGCCCGGCTGGACCCGTCCCAGGCCCACCACGACCGCGACGCCTCGGAGAAGTACCGGCTCATCACCTCCGGCGCCCCGCACGAGGCGGTGGAGTCGGTGGGCAAGGAGGGTGGGGCGACGGCGGAAGATGCGCCGCTGCCCAAGCGGATGACGGTGGGCAGCCTGCGGCGCTGA